A genomic segment from Actinoplanes sichuanensis encodes:
- a CDS encoding TIR domain-containing protein: MSPVNGVNIQPLVSWHPDEGSASSWIISVDLQLSDPEGEWPYDEEEFLVGCMIDGRPWYTVRALDTAGVVLHRFGGTYGPTYFRAELTASSAGLSTARLWLTLTTAGGVPFYTAALSLDEIGSDLIAKPVRPAPRRPARTEPVRPEPRPATDTQTGPVFFLSYSRPDRTRSVGPPREPSRNVIRLFDDLSELVNELIGSPLGGEPGFLDLGRGGGDLWQKTVLQAAGTCQVMVCLVSYPYLFNSTWCPLEWDVFARRRVVPRGGSVPGSESAIVPVLWTPVEQELPPPVAAVKMFTPTGLPDEDWTARYLTDGLLGVARTGQTAIYDAIVWKLAMHIQRIHGRYRVEPKVPESIDGLHTSFQ; this comes from the coding sequence GTGAGCCCGGTCAATGGCGTGAACATCCAGCCGTTGGTCAGCTGGCATCCCGACGAAGGATCGGCTTCCTCCTGGATCATCTCAGTGGATCTTCAACTCTCCGATCCGGAGGGCGAATGGCCTTACGACGAGGAGGAATTCCTGGTCGGCTGCATGATCGACGGGCGGCCCTGGTACACGGTTCGGGCGCTGGACACCGCCGGAGTGGTCCTGCACCGGTTCGGCGGCACGTATGGCCCCACATATTTTCGTGCCGAACTGACCGCCTCCTCCGCTGGTCTGAGCACCGCGCGCTTGTGGTTGACCCTGACCACCGCTGGAGGCGTGCCGTTCTACACCGCCGCCCTCTCTCTCGACGAAATCGGCTCGGATCTCATCGCGAAGCCCGTTCGCCCTGCGCCCCGCCGACCGGCGCGGACAGAACCCGTGAGACCAGAACCCCGTCCGGCGACGGACACCCAGACTGGACCCGTCTTCTTCCTGAGCTATTCCCGGCCGGACCGGACCCGTTCGGTCGGCCCGCCGCGCGAGCCCAGCCGCAACGTGATCCGGCTCTTCGACGACCTGAGCGAGCTGGTCAACGAGCTGATCGGGTCGCCGCTCGGCGGTGAGCCGGGTTTCCTCGACCTGGGCCGGGGCGGCGGCGACTTGTGGCAGAAGACGGTACTCCAGGCGGCCGGCACCTGCCAGGTGATGGTGTGCCTGGTCTCCTACCCCTACCTGTTCAACAGCACCTGGTGCCCGCTGGAGTGGGACGTGTTCGCGCGCCGCCGGGTGGTGCCGCGCGGCGGGTCGGTGCCGGGCAGCGAGAGCGCGATCGTACCGGTGCTGTGGACCCCGGTCGAGCAGGAACTGCCCCCGCCAGTCGCGGCCGTGAAGATGTTCACCCCGACCGGACTGCCCGATGAGGACTGGACGGCCCGCTACCTCACCGACGGGCTGCTCGGCGTCGCCCGGACCGGGCAGACCGCGATCTACGACGCGATCGTCTGGAAACTGGCCATGCACATCCAACGCATCCACGGGCGGTACCGGGTCGAGCCGAAGGTCCCGGAAAGCATCGACGGCCTCCACACAAGCTTCCAGTAA
- a CDS encoding AAA family ATPase — protein sequence MTDQPFVLPYSRIVAQDGLKQALEIAYVSPAVGGVLATGRRGTAKSTTVRAFSRMVFGDLPVTLPIGATDDRVVGGWNVDRLLRGESTWMPGLIEEAGGRGKTGILYVDEINLLEDHLVDIILDAAATGILTVQRDGISRTNVPVRFNLVGTMNPEEGGLRPQLLDRFGLVVWVDSVASASQRAEILTTVLEFERLSAGPPEELRAAYAADEEHHRRLDAARSRAPGIVIPEKAATMAAAIAVEFDLDGHRGELAMLRAARAIAAIAGDGEVDAGHLTEAAPLALVHRRGTSESGTLRRWSAEDDAIVARATSAAG from the coding sequence GTGACCGACCAGCCGTTCGTTCTCCCGTACAGCCGGATCGTCGCGCAGGACGGCCTGAAGCAGGCACTGGAGATCGCCTACGTCTCCCCCGCCGTCGGTGGGGTGCTGGCCACCGGCCGCCGGGGCACCGCCAAGTCCACCACCGTACGGGCCTTCTCCCGGATGGTGTTCGGGGATCTGCCGGTCACCCTGCCGATCGGCGCCACCGACGACCGGGTGGTCGGCGGTTGGAACGTCGACCGGCTGCTGCGCGGCGAGAGCACCTGGATGCCGGGACTGATCGAGGAGGCCGGCGGCCGCGGCAAGACCGGCATCCTCTACGTCGACGAGATCAATCTGCTGGAGGACCACCTCGTCGACATCATTCTGGACGCGGCCGCGACCGGGATCCTGACCGTTCAGCGGGACGGCATCTCCCGCACCAACGTCCCGGTCCGGTTCAACCTGGTCGGCACGATGAACCCCGAGGAGGGCGGCCTGCGGCCCCAACTGCTGGACCGGTTCGGCCTGGTGGTGTGGGTGGACTCGGTCGCGTCGGCGAGTCAGCGGGCCGAGATCCTGACGACCGTCCTGGAGTTCGAGCGGCTGTCGGCCGGGCCGCCGGAGGAACTGCGGGCGGCGTACGCGGCGGACGAGGAACACCATCGCCGCCTGGACGCCGCACGCAGCCGGGCGCCCGGGATCGTGATCCCGGAGAAGGCCGCCACCATGGCGGCCGCGATCGCCGTGGAGTTCGACCTGGACGGGCATCGTGGTGAGCTGGCCATGCTGCGCGCGGCGCGGGCGATCGCCGCCATCGCCGGGGACGGCGAGGTGGACGCCGGCCATCTCACCGAGGCGGCGCCGCTAGCCCTGGTCCACCGGCGGGGGACAAGCGAGAGCGGCACGCTGCGCCGGTGGTCGGCCGAGGACGACGCGATCGTGGCGCGGGCGACAAGTGCTGCCGGCTGA